One stretch of Pararhizobium qamdonense DNA includes these proteins:
- a CDS encoding FAD-dependent oxidoreductase gives MKQIDIGVVGAGPAGLAVALFLSRAGHRVEILERFETPAPVGSGLLMQPTGLTVLAALGLFDTIHALGNRIDRLHGADAVSGRTVLDVRYDAAPGGRYGLAVQRAALFNALHDAAVADGIPIRTGLNLASTVQHGGRAELRDQAARVVGDYGLVIDASGARSLLAAGSERAPRIRDLAYGAFWATLDGAGARYDPTALSQRYDKAKVMIGLLPAGRASPGDRDRVAFFWSLKIADVEAVKAAGLSRWKSVIRTYWPDCEPFLDQIGDWEQLTLARYAHRTVLPPYSGNLVFIGDSAHSTSPQLGQGANMALLDAAALSHALEMSGDIPSALAAYARARRNHVRLFQLLSLAFTPFYQSDSTAIAWIRDRLVSTIAKVPPMPGLLAAIVAGTVIEPFKSAGLTEHDWLSTSYQADGAVPESGAVRSSAQI, from the coding sequence ATGAAACAGATCGATATTGGCGTGGTGGGGGCGGGGCCTGCGGGACTGGCGGTTGCGCTTTTTCTGTCGCGGGCCGGTCACCGCGTTGAAATCCTCGAACGGTTCGAGACCCCGGCGCCGGTTGGCTCAGGCCTGTTGATGCAGCCGACCGGTCTGACGGTGCTGGCAGCCCTTGGTCTGTTCGACACGATCCACGCGCTCGGCAATCGCATCGACCGGCTGCACGGCGCCGACGCCGTCAGCGGCCGCACGGTTCTCGACGTGCGCTACGACGCGGCACCCGGCGGGCGCTACGGGCTGGCGGTGCAGCGCGCGGCACTGTTCAACGCCCTGCACGATGCCGCGGTTGCGGACGGCATTCCGATCCGTACCGGGCTCAATCTGGCTTCGACTGTGCAGCATGGAGGGCGCGCCGAATTGCGGGATCAGGCGGCACGGGTGGTTGGTGATTATGGTCTGGTCATCGATGCCAGCGGCGCGCGCTCGCTACTGGCGGCGGGATCGGAGCGTGCGCCGCGCATTCGCGACCTGGCCTATGGCGCCTTCTGGGCGACGCTGGACGGTGCGGGTGCGCGCTATGATCCAACCGCGCTGTCGCAGCGCTATGACAAGGCCAAGGTGATGATCGGCCTGTTGCCGGCCGGCCGCGCCAGCCCCGGTGATCGCGATAGGGTGGCGTTTTTCTGGAGCCTGAAGATTGCCGATGTCGAAGCGGTCAAGGCGGCCGGTCTGTCGCGGTGGAAATCGGTCATCCGCACTTACTGGCCGGACTGTGAGCCGTTTCTCGATCAGATCGGCGATTGGGAGCAGCTGACGCTGGCGCGCTACGCGCATCGCACTGTGCTTCCGCCCTATAGCGGCAATCTGGTTTTCATCGGCGACAGCGCCCATTCGACCAGCCCGCAGTTGGGGCAGGGCGCCAATATGGCGCTGCTTGATGCAGCAGCGCTTAGCCATGCGCTTGAAATGTCCGGCGATATCCCCTCGGCGCTGGCTGCCTATGCCCGGGCCCGGCGCAATCATGTGCGGCTGTTCCAGCTGTTGTCGCTCGCCTTCACGCCGTTCTACCAGTCGGATTCCACTGCGATTGCATGGATACGCGACCGGCTGGTCTCGACCATTGCCAAGGTGCCGCCCATGCCGGGCCTCTTGGCCGCAATCGTGGCCGGCACCGTGATCGAACCGTTCAAATCCGCCGGGCTGACGGAGCATGACTGGCTTTCGACGTCCTATCAGGCGGATGGAGCTGTGCCGGAATCTGGGGCCGTCAGGTCCAGCGCCCAGATCTGA
- a CDS encoding NAD(P)/FAD-dependent oxidoreductase — translation MPQDSLHHVVVIGGGFGGLQLVKDLKGAPVRITLIDRRNHHLFQPLLYQVATTLLATSEIAWPIRRLFRDRPEVTTLLAAVESVDPVARTLALDGGETIAYDTLVLATGATHAYFGHDEWEPVAPGLKTLEDATTIRRRLLLAFEQAELETDAEAQAALLTFTIVGAGPTGVELAGIIAELAHVTLPQEFRNIDTRKTRVILVEAGPRVLASFAEELSVYAQGALEKLGVEVHTGERVTDCSAQGVMIGERFLGSRTIVWAAGVQASPAAKWLNVAADKAGRVIVEKNLGAPGLADVFVVGDTASVIQDDGKPVPGIAPAAKQQGAYVAGVIKARLAGKPNFPPFRYRHQGSLATIGRRSAIIDFGRFKLKGALAWWIWGLAHIYFLIGTRSRFVVAWSWLWIYLSGQHTARLITQKETLPAPPAGNDQGR, via the coding sequence ATGCCGCAGGATAGTCTTCACCATGTCGTCGTCATCGGTGGCGGGTTCGGCGGATTGCAGCTGGTCAAGGATCTCAAGGGTGCGCCCGTCAGGATCACCCTGATCGACCGGCGCAATCATCACCTTTTCCAGCCGCTGCTCTATCAGGTCGCGACGACGCTGCTGGCCACATCCGAGATCGCCTGGCCGATCCGGCGGCTGTTCCGCGACAGGCCGGAGGTGACGACGCTTCTGGCTGCGGTGGAAAGCGTCGATCCGGTGGCCAGGACCCTGGCACTGGATGGCGGCGAGACCATCGCTTACGACACGCTTGTTCTGGCGACAGGGGCGACGCATGCCTATTTCGGCCATGACGAATGGGAGCCCGTGGCGCCGGGTTTGAAGACGCTTGAGGATGCGACCACCATCCGTCGCCGTCTGCTGCTTGCCTTCGAGCAGGCCGAGCTGGAGACAGATGCCGAGGCGCAGGCCGCGCTCCTGACCTTCACCATTGTCGGTGCCGGGCCAACCGGCGTCGAGCTTGCGGGGATTATTGCAGAGCTTGCGCACGTCACCCTGCCGCAGGAGTTCCGCAATATCGATACGCGCAAGACGCGGGTGATCCTTGTCGAGGCGGGGCCGAGGGTCCTGGCGAGCTTTGCCGAGGAATTGTCCGTTTACGCGCAGGGTGCGCTCGAAAAGCTCGGTGTCGAGGTGCATACCGGCGAGCGGGTGACGGACTGCAGCGCGCAGGGCGTGATGATCGGCGAGCGGTTCCTCGGCAGCCGGACGATCGTCTGGGCAGCCGGCGTCCAGGCTTCACCTGCAGCCAAGTGGCTCAATGTTGCGGCCGACAAGGCGGGCCGCGTCATCGTCGAAAAGAACCTTGGCGCACCTGGTCTTGCCGATGTTTTTGTGGTCGGCGATACCGCCTCCGTCATTCAAGACGACGGCAAGCCGGTGCCGGGGATTGCGCCGGCCGCCAAGCAGCAGGGCGCCTATGTGGCCGGGGTCATCAAGGCGCGGCTGGCGGGGAAGCCCAATTTCCCCCCCTTCCGCTACCGCCATCAGGGCAGTCTTGCAACGATCGGGCGGCGCTCGGCGATCATCGATTTCGGCCGGTTCAAGCTGAAGGGCGCGCTCGCCTGGTGGATCTGGGGCCTTGCCCATATCTACTTCCTGATTGGCACCCGCAGCCGCTTCGTCGTCGCGTGGAGCTGGCTGTGGATCTATCTCAGCGGCCAGCATACCGCCCGGCTGATCACGCAGAAGGAAACGCTGCCGGCGCCGCCAGCCGGGAATGATCAGGGCAGATAG
- a CDS encoding winged helix-turn-helix transcriptional regulator gives MNKMTGKTEGERVIVVMGMAFSREQCPVRDVIDNIGGKWNTLMILALADGPMRFSALRRLIPDISQRMLTQTLRDLQRDGYIGRQVFPTQPPSVEYSLTPLGQSFLVLVKGLVDWSVEHHQAIRSARTEYDAAA, from the coding sequence ATGAACAAGATGACCGGAAAGACCGAAGGCGAGCGCGTGATCGTCGTCATGGGCATGGCGTTTTCCCGCGAGCAATGCCCGGTCCGTGACGTCATCGACAATATCGGCGGCAAGTGGAATACGCTGATGATCCTGGCTTTGGCTGACGGCCCCATGCGGTTTTCCGCACTGCGCCGTCTCATTCCGGATATTTCCCAGCGCATGCTGACCCAGACGCTGCGCGACCTGCAGCGCGACGGCTATATCGGCCGTCAGGTCTTTCCGACGCAGCCGCCCAGCGTCGAATATAGCCTGACCCCGCTTGGCCAGTCCTTTCTCGTGCTGGTGAAGGGGCTGGTCGATTGGTCGGTGGAGCATCATCAGGCGATCCGTTCGGCCCGCACCGAATATGATGCCGCTGCGTGA
- a CDS encoding Lrp/AsnC family transcriptional regulator, translating into MLDERDRKILSLLQEDASLSVGDLADRVSLSISACSRRIQRLEETGYVARRIAVLDRDRMGVPTTVFALIKTAHHSDDWIDIFRKVIADIPEIVEAHRLTGNYDYILKVVLPRVEHYDVIYKQIVRKVELFDVSASISMEILKSGMSVPVEYAR; encoded by the coding sequence GTGCTGGACGAAAGAGACCGGAAGATTCTGTCATTGCTGCAGGAGGATGCGAGCCTGTCGGTTGGCGACCTCGCCGACAGGGTCAGCCTGTCGATCTCCGCCTGTTCCCGCCGCATCCAGCGGCTGGAGGAGACCGGTTATGTCGCCCGCCGGATCGCGGTTCTCGATCGCGACCGGATGGGTGTCCCAACCACGGTATTTGCGCTCATCAAGACCGCGCACCATTCCGACGACTGGATCGACATCTTTCGCAAGGTGATCGCCGATATTCCCGAGATCGTCGAAGCGCACCGGCTGACCGGCAATTACGATTATATCCTCAAGGTCGTCCTGCCGCGCGTCGAACATTACGATGTCATCTACAAGCAGATCGTCCGCAAGGTCGAACTGTTCGATGTCTCGGCCTCGATTTCGATGGAAATCCTCAAGAGTGGCATGTCGGTGCCGGTCGAATATGCGCGATAG
- a CDS encoding bifunctional helix-turn-helix transcriptional regulator/GNAT family N-acetyltransferase → MPQHSQPAASHQAFTDISDDEVEAIRAFNRFYTNRIGVLDRAFMDTPYTLTEARVIYELAAKGTTSASRLTEELSLDPAYLSRMLKSFSDAGLLETTKDPADGRGRLLRLTLRGCGVATDLAQRSRQRIVALLQPIAEEGRRDLAAAMALVQTLLSGASSTEAPITIRPHRIGDMGMVISSQAKAYTETYGWNGEYEALVAEICAAFIRNFDPACERCWIAERNGAFLGSIFLVKGASEGMAKLRLLSVEAAARGQGLGTRLVDECIAFARDAGYRRLELWTNDILVSARKIYVAAGFTLGRQEPHHSFGKDLNGQIWALDLTAPDSGTAPSA, encoded by the coding sequence ATGCCGCAACACAGCCAGCCCGCTGCGTCCCATCAGGCCTTTACTGACATTAGCGACGACGAGGTCGAAGCGATCCGCGCCTTCAACCGGTTCTACACCAACCGGATCGGCGTGCTCGACCGCGCCTTCATGGACACCCCCTATACGCTGACCGAAGCGCGCGTGATCTATGAGCTTGCAGCTAAGGGCACCACCTCGGCGTCCCGGCTGACGGAGGAGCTGTCGCTCGACCCCGCCTATCTCAGCCGCATGCTCAAATCCTTCAGCGATGCCGGTCTTCTCGAAACCACCAAGGACCCGGCCGACGGCCGTGGCCGCCTGCTGCGTCTGACGCTGCGCGGCTGCGGGGTCGCAACCGACCTTGCGCAACGGTCGCGCCAACGCATCGTTGCGCTTTTGCAGCCGATCGCAGAAGAAGGCCGCCGCGATCTCGCTGCCGCCATGGCTTTGGTGCAAACATTGCTTTCCGGCGCCAGCAGCACCGAGGCTCCCATCACCATCCGGCCGCACCGGATCGGCGATATGGGCATGGTGATTTCCAGCCAGGCGAAGGCGTATACCGAGACCTATGGCTGGAACGGCGAATATGAGGCGCTGGTCGCGGAGATCTGCGCTGCCTTCATCCGCAATTTCGATCCCGCCTGCGAACGTTGCTGGATCGCGGAACGCAACGGCGCATTTCTCGGCAGCATTTTCCTGGTCAAGGGCGCCAGCGAAGGGATGGCCAAGCTGCGCCTTCTCAGCGTCGAAGCCGCTGCGCGCGGCCAAGGTCTCGGCACGAGACTGGTCGATGAATGCATCGCCTTTGCCAGGGACGCCGGCTACCGGCGGCTGGAACTGTGGACCAATGATATTCTCGTGTCCGCACGAAAAATCTATGTCGCCGCCGGGTTCACGCTGGGGCGGCAAGAGCCGCACCATTCCTTCGGCAAGGACCTCAACGGTCAGATCTGGGCGCTGGACCTGACGGCCCCAGATTCCGGCACAGCTCCATCCGCCTGA
- a CDS encoding LysR family transcriptional regulator: MARLDINRSGEMEVFVRVVDLGGFSAAARDFAMTPSAVSKLVTRLETRLNARLVNRSTRKLQLTPEGCRYYEHGVQVLANLDEAERAAATPDSPSGRIRVSTNVPFARHMLLPVLPEFLAQFPEVSLDLSLTDHVVDLLDDRTDVAVRAGPLKSSALMARRLGAVKMHITAAPAYLERKGMPRHPGDLADHNLLGPNYVRASGGWPFCIDGVDRVIKPVGSIQASDGEALRELALSGAGLARLADFQVRRDFAEGRLVPVLQVFTASDSEEVHAIFLGQGGHMPARVRVFLDFLAERCRVG, encoded by the coding sequence ATGGCGCGGCTGGATATCAATCGTTCCGGCGAGATGGAAGTGTTCGTGCGGGTGGTCGATCTCGGCGGCTTCTCGGCCGCCGCCCGTGATTTTGCCATGACGCCGTCTGCGGTCAGCAAACTGGTGACGCGGCTGGAAACCCGGCTGAACGCGCGCCTGGTCAACCGCTCGACGCGCAAGCTGCAGCTGACGCCGGAAGGCTGCCGCTACTACGAACATGGCGTGCAGGTTCTGGCCAATCTCGATGAGGCGGAGCGGGCGGCTGCTACCCCCGACAGCCCGAGCGGCCGCATTCGCGTCAGCACCAATGTGCCATTTGCCCGCCACATGCTTTTGCCGGTGCTTCCCGAATTCCTGGCGCAGTTTCCCGAGGTCTCGCTCGACCTGTCGCTCACCGATCACGTCGTCGATCTACTTGACGATCGCACTGATGTCGCCGTGCGGGCGGGGCCGCTTAAGAGTTCGGCGCTGATGGCGCGCAGGCTTGGTGCCGTGAAGATGCATATCACTGCCGCACCCGCCTATCTCGAACGCAAGGGCATGCCCCGGCATCCCGGCGATCTGGCTGATCACAATCTGCTCGGTCCGAACTATGTCCGCGCAAGCGGCGGCTGGCCATTCTGCATCGATGGCGTGGACCGGGTGATCAAGCCGGTGGGCAGCATCCAGGCGAGCGATGGCGAGGCGTTGCGGGAATTGGCGCTGTCGGGCGCCGGGTTAGCGCGGCTTGCGGATTTTCAGGTGCGGCGCGATTTCGCGGAAGGCCGGCTGGTCCCTGTTCTGCAGGTGTTTACGGCATCAGACAGCGAAGAGGTGCACGCGATCTTTCTCGGGCAGGGCGGCCATATGCCGGCGCGGGTGCGGGTGTTTCTCGATTTCCTAGCCGAACGCTGCCG
- a CDS encoding aspartate/glutamate racemase family protein produces MRKIGLIGGMSFESSAVYYRMINEAVRERLGALHSAEVMLHSVDFQTIVEMQKAGRWDDAARRLSEVAQGLEAAGASCVLICTNTMHLIADEVQAAIAVPLINIIDETAASMKAAGIKRPLLLATRYTMEHGFYTNRMAADGVDVMVPNAEDRTLVHDIIFSELCAGIIRDSSRQALMAVIERAKNQGADAIILGCTEICLILDPKNLPLPGFDSTAIHADAAVAFALEGVSQGGKKAA; encoded by the coding sequence ATGCGCAAGATCGGCCTCATCGGTGGAATGAGCTTTGAAAGCTCGGCAGTCTATTACCGGATGATCAACGAGGCCGTGCGCGAACGGCTGGGTGCCTTGCATTCCGCCGAAGTCATGCTGCATTCCGTCGATTTCCAGACCATCGTCGAGATGCAGAAGGCCGGGCGCTGGGATGACGCCGCCCGGCGTTTGTCCGAGGTCGCACAAGGATTGGAAGCCGCCGGCGCCTCCTGCGTCCTGATCTGCACCAACACGATGCACCTGATCGCCGACGAGGTTCAGGCCGCAATCGCCGTGCCACTGATCAACATCATCGATGAAACGGCCGCCTCGATGAAGGCCGCCGGTATCAAGCGTCCGCTGCTTTTGGCCACGCGCTACACGATGGAGCATGGCTTCTACACCAACCGCATGGCTGCCGACGGCGTCGATGTCATGGTGCCGAATGCCGAGGACCGCACCCTCGTGCACGACATCATTTTCAGCGAACTCTGCGCCGGCATCATCCGCGACAGTTCCCGCCAGGCTTTGATGGCAGTCATCGAGCGGGCGAAAAATCAGGGCGCCGACGCCATCATTCTCGGCTGCACCGAGATCTGCCTGATTCTGGACCCGAAAAACCTGCCATTGCCCGGCTTTGATTCCACCGCCATCCACGCGGATGCCGCAGTCGCCTTCGCGCTTGAAGGCGTGTCGCAGGGCGGCAAAAAAGCGGCTTGA
- a CDS encoding SDR family oxidoreductase gives MDLHKTALIVGANGVIGGNLARHLETLDDWSVIGLSRRGGQSTGKIRHISVDLLDPTDCLNKLADLMGVTHVFYTAYQERPTFAALVAPNLAMLVNAVTAIEQVASNLAHVSLMQGYKVYGAHLGPFKTPAREDEDNHMPPEFNMDQQAFLQKQQQGKSWTWSALRPSVVIGTATGNPMNLAMVIGLYAAMSKELGLPLRFPGKPGAYDTLLEMTDAGLLARATVWAATHPQCANQAFNITNGDLFRWNEMWPKIARFFDMETAAPLPMSLHGVMADKAALWQAMKEKYRLADHPYEAVSSWGFGDAVFSWNYDFFADGSKARRLGFHDYVQTDEMFLSVFREMRAQRIIP, from the coding sequence ATGGACCTGCACAAAACCGCCCTCATCGTCGGCGCCAACGGCGTCATCGGCGGCAATCTCGCCCGGCATCTCGAAACATTGGACGATTGGTCGGTAATCGGCCTGTCGCGGCGCGGCGGGCAATCGACCGGGAAGATCCGGCATATTTCCGTCGATCTGCTCGATCCCACAGATTGCTTGAACAAACTCGCCGATCTCATGGGCGTGACTCATGTTTTCTACACTGCCTACCAGGAGCGCCCGACCTTCGCGGCGCTGGTCGCGCCCAATCTCGCCATGCTGGTCAATGCCGTCACCGCCATCGAACAGGTGGCGTCGAACCTCGCCCATGTCAGCCTGATGCAGGGTTACAAGGTCTACGGCGCCCATCTCGGCCCCTTCAAGACGCCGGCCCGCGAAGACGAAGACAATCACATGCCCCCGGAATTCAACATGGACCAGCAGGCGTTTTTGCAAAAGCAGCAACAGGGCAAGTCCTGGACCTGGTCGGCGCTGCGCCCCTCCGTCGTCATCGGCACCGCCACCGGCAATCCAATGAACCTGGCGATGGTGATCGGGCTCTATGCGGCGATGTCAAAGGAGCTCGGCCTGCCCCTGCGCTTCCCCGGCAAGCCCGGCGCCTACGATACGCTGCTCGAAATGACCGATGCCGGCCTTCTGGCGAGGGCAACCGTCTGGGCCGCCACCCATCCACAATGCGCCAACCAGGCCTTCAACATCACCAATGGCGACCTGTTCCGCTGGAACGAGATGTGGCCGAAGATCGCCCGCTTCTTCGACATGGAAACGGCGGCACCGCTGCCGATGTCGCTCCATGGGGTGATGGCGGACAAAGCCGCACTCTGGCAGGCAATGAAGGAAAAATACCGGCTTGCCGATCACCCCTATGAAGCCGTCTCGTCCTGGGGTTTCGGCGATGCGGTGTTCAGCTGGAACTACGATTTCTTTGCCGATGGCAGCAAGGCACGGCGGCTGGGCTTTCACGACTACGTGCAGACCGACGAGATGTTCCTGTCGGTATTTCGCGAGATGCGTGCCCAGCGGATCATTCCGTAA